A window from bacterium encodes these proteins:
- the rpmD gene encoding 50S ribosomal protein L30, producing MKVRVTLRRSLIGHTESQRRTVWALGLRRIGAARVHTLTPALRGALRKVEHLVAVEEVADGKHR from the coding sequence ATGAAGGTGCGGGTCACCCTGCGCCGGAGCCTGATCGGGCACACGGAGTCGCAGCGGCGCACCGTGTGGGCGCTCGGCCTGCGGCGCATCGGCGCGGCGCGCGTGCACACCCTCACCCCGGCGTTGCGGGGCGCGCTCCGGAAAGTCGAACATCTGGTGGCGGTGGAAGAGGTGGCGGATGGTAAACATCGGTAA
- the rplO gene encoding 50S ribosomal protein L15, whose product MVNIGKLKPARGARRPGRRIGRGHSSGSGNTAGRGHKGQKARSGGQTRPGFEGGQLPLIKRMPYRRGIRGAGSNHVGGGPHVRMGEVNIGRLSAFPAGSEVTPETLRAAKLLRAAQVKILGEGELDHALVVRAHAFSASARRQIEAAGGRAEVIG is encoded by the coding sequence ATGGTAAACATCGGTAAGCTCAAGCCGGCGCGGGGTGCGCGCCGGCCCGGGCGTCGGATCGGCCGGGGGCACTCGTCTGGCAGCGGCAACACCGCGGGGCGCGGCCACAAGGGACAGAAGGCGCGGTCCGGAGGGCAGACCCGGCCGGGGTTCGAGGGCGGGCAGCTGCCTCTGATCAAGCGCATGCCGTACCGCCGGGGCATCCGGGGCGCGGGCAGCAACCACGTCGGCGGGGGGCCGCACGTCCGGATGGGTGAGGTGAACATCGGACGCCTGAGCGCGTTTCCGGCGGGCAGCGAGGTGACGCCCGAGACGCTCCGTGCCGCGAAACTGCTGCGAGCGGCGCAGGTCAAGATTTTGGGCGAGGGCGAACTCGACCACGCGCTGGTCGTCCGCGCGCACGCGTTCAGCGCATCGGCCCGCCGGCAGATCGAGGCGGCGGGAGGGCGCGCCGAGGTGATCGGATGA